A stretch of the Medicago truncatula cultivar Jemalong A17 chromosome 5, MtrunA17r5.0-ANR, whole genome shotgun sequence genome encodes the following:
- the LOC11432063 gene encoding cytochrome P450 78A5: MSPEFHLLLFPDLVYFHPFTLTFQTALCFFLFVLAFLFWLTPGGFAWALYNKASSSAKSVIPGPSFSGLFGILSGQTPHRVLAKLAKSHRAESLMAFSVGLTRFIISSEPETAKEILCSSAFGDRPVKESAYELLFHRAMGFAPYGEYWRNLRRISSTHLFCPRRINGFEGFRSEVGLKMVERIKFLMGDMGSVEVKKVLHFGSLNNVMMTVFGKCYDFFDGDGVELEELVSEGYELLGVFNWSDHFPLLGWLDLQGVKKRCRALVTKVNTFVGKIIEEHKMKRMSEGRAIVGDFVDVLLDLEEKDKLSDSDMIAVLWEMIFRGTDTVAILLEWILARMVLHPEIQAKAQEEIYRVVGNSKVITDADVQKMCYLQCIVKEALRVHPPGPLLSWARLAVHDVMVGDKHIPKGTTAMVNMWAITHDEKVWNEPEEFKPERFMNEDVSIMGSDLRLAPFGAGRRVCPGKAMGLASVHLWFAQLLHNFKWVSCDDSLVDLDECLKLSMEMKKPLVCKVVPIPRT; the protein is encoded by the exons ATGTCTCCAgaatttcatcttcttcttttcccTGACCTTGTTTACTTTCATCCATTCACTCTCACTTTCCAAACTGCACTTTGCTTCTTTCTCTTTGTTCTTGCTTTCCTTTTCTGGCTTACACCAGGTGGGTTTGCTTGGGCTTTATACAATAAAGCTTCATCTTCTGCCAAGTCTGTTATTCCAGGCCCATCTTTTTCTGGTTTGTTTGGTATTCTCTCAGGTCAAACACCACACCGTGTTTTAGCCAAACTAGCCAAGAGTCACCGTGCTGAGTCGTTGATGGCTTTTTCTGTTGGTTTAACCCGGTTCATTATTTCAAGTGAACCAGAAACTGCTAAAGAGATTCTTTGCAGTTCTGCTTTTGGTGATAGACCAGTGAAAGAATCAGCTTACGAGCTTTTGTTTCATAGGGCAATGGGGTTTGCTCCGTATGGAGAGTACTGGAGGAATTTGAGGAGGATTTCTTCAACCCATTTGTTTTGTCCTAGGAGGATTAATGGGTTTGAAGGTTTTAGGAGTGAGGTTGGTTTGAAAATGGTGGAGAGGATTAAGTTTTTGATGGGTGATATGGGTAGTGTTGAGGTGAAAAAAGTTCTTCATTTTGGTTCACTTAATAATGTGATGATGACTGTGTTTGGAAAATGTTATGATTTCTTTGATGGTGATGGTGTTGAGCTTGAGGAGTTGGTGAGTGAAGGGTATGAGCTGTTGGGTGTTTTTAACTGGAGTGATCATTTTCCTCTTCTGGGTTGGTTGGATTTGCAGGGTGTTAAGAAAAGGTGTAGAGCTTTGGTGACAAAGGTTAATACTTTTGTTGGAAAGATAATAGAGGAGCATAAGATGAAGAGAATGTCTGAAGGAAGGGCTATAGTTGGTGATTTTGTTGACGTTTTGCTTGATTTGGAGGAAAAAGACAAGCTCAGTGATTCTGATATGATTGCAGTTCTTTGG GAAATGATTTTCAGAGGAACAGACACAGTAGCAATATTACTAGAATGGATTCTGGCTAGGATGGTGCTTCATCCAGAGATACAAGCAAAAGCACAAGAAGAAATTTACCGTGTTGTTGGAAATTCCAAAGTTATCACTGATGCTGATGTTCAAAAAATGTGTTACTTACAGTGCATTGTGAAGGAAGCATTAAGAGTGCATCCACCAGGACCACTTTTATCATGGGCACGTTTAGCTGTTCATGATGTTATGGTTGGTGACAAGCATATTCCGAAAGGTACAACTGCTATGGTGAATATGTGGGCCATAACACATGATGAGAAGGTGTGGAATGAACCAGAAGAGTTTAAGCCAGAGAGGTTTATGAATGAGGATGTGAGTATAATGGGATCTGATTTGAGGTTAGCACCATTTGGAGCTGGTAGGAGGGTTTGTCCTGGAAAAGCTATGGGTTTGGCTTCTGTTCATCTTTGGTTTGCTCAGTTGCTTCACAACTTCAAATGGGTTTCATGTGATGATTCACTTGTTGATTTGGATGAATGTCTTAAGCTTTCTATGGAGATGAAAAAACCACTTGTGTGCAAGGTTGTTCCAATTCCAAGGACCTAG